From the Triticum urartu cultivar G1812 chromosome 4, Tu2.1, whole genome shotgun sequence genome, the window CTTTTAAATCTTGAATGAGGGTTGAtttgtccttggttttgaccactatatcatccatataggcttccacatttctgtgctGCTgaggctcaaaaccaatctggactgctcttgcaaatgttgaaccagcactcttcaataTGAAAGGCATACACATGAAGCAGTATGTGCCACATGAAGTGATGAATGCGGTTTTCTCCTCATCTTCCTtggccatgaagatctgatgataaccagagtaggCGTCAAGGAAAGATAATAAGTCGCAGCCGCCGTGGGATCAACAATCTGGCCGATGCTGGGTGGTCGCACTGGTGTTGGGGTAGAGGCGCGTGGGGTCGACGACGGTGGCAGAGGACGTAAACCGATTTAGATCGAAAAACCAAAAAGAAACACCGATCAATGCGACcgacgagagagagagagagagagaaatccaGATCAAATGATcgatgtaggatcgaaagtatgtctagagggggggtgattagactacttgaccaaataaaaatctagccttttcccaattttagttcttggcagattttagctatcttagcacaagtcaagcaatcttcacacaattcaagcaagcatgcaaaagagtatatgagcagcggaaagtaaagcatgcaacttgcaagaatgtaaagggaagggtttggaggattcaaacgcaattggagacacagatgtttttgtcgtggttctgataggtggtgctatcgtacatccacgttgatggagacttcaacacacggagggtaacggttgcgcgagtccacggagggctccacccacgaagggtccatgaagaagcaaccttgtctattccatcatggccgtcgcccacgaaggacttgcctcactagcggtagatcttcacgaagtaggcgatctcattgcccttacaaactccttggttcaactccacaatcttgtcagaggctcccaagtgacacctagccaatctaggagacaccactctccaagaagtaacaaatggtgtgttgatgatgaactccttgctcttgtgtttcaaatgatagtctccccaacactcaactctctctcacaggatttggatttggtggaaagaagatttgagtggaaagcaacttggggaaggctagagatcaagattcatatggttggaatggaatatcttgacctcaacacaagtgtaggtggttctctctcaaaaaatgtgtattggaagtgtaggtatgttctgatggctctctccacgaatgaagagtgggtgaaggggtatatatagcctccacacagaatctaaccgttacacacaatttgccaaactcgatgggaccgaatggttaaactcggtcggaccgattcagcaaacctagtgaccgttaggattttcggtgggactgagatgcaactcggtaggaccgatatggttagggttagggcataacgtaatctcggtgtgaccgattacacaaactcggtgggaccgattttggtaataagctaaccattgttgaggaaatcgttaactggtagctgctcggttggctgACGAGTAGGGtattaataggctaatcggcaagttaatcggccatttaatcaattaatcggacgatttatcGGTTTATCCGTTACTCGGTGACCCtacgagtagggattaatcggcaagttaactggttaatcggacgaattcttgaacagggaagctaaccagagagttggtcaggtaaactcggtgggaccgattcgttcatctcggtgagatcgaaatgttacaaaagggaaacagagagtttacattgcaatctcagtgggaccgatcgctcatctcggtaagaccgaaacgttacgaagggaaacagagagattacaatcccatctcggtgagaccgagatccctatcggtgaaaccgaattgctagggtttgtggcagtggctatgacatttgaaactcggtggtgccggatagaaagaatcggtggggccgagtttgacttttggtttaggtcatatgtggatgtgggaaggtagttgagggttttggagcatatcactaagcactttgagcaagcaagccattaagtaacacctcatccctccttgatagtattggcttttcctatagactcaatgtgatcttggatcactaaaatataaaatgtagagtcttgatcttgaagcttgagccaaactttttgtccttagaattttgagggatccactttcctcatccatgccatgccattcattgagatttttctgaaatattaatcttggaataatgttagctcaatgagctatatgttgttaggaattaccaaaaccacccagggatagttgcactttcaatcgaGAAAAAAGACTCTAGGGTAGCCAGTTAACACAACCGGCGGACGAACCCTAGGTACGGGCGACGTGTCCCCCGATGGCGATCATGGAGATGGACCGCCCCGGGGGTGGTGTAGTGCTatgcggcggcggctagggtttggatCGGGGTTAGACTGATACCATGTAGATGGAGAGGGGGAATTGATGGAATCATTGATGTATTATTCAGCCTCGAGGGCGAGTATATATTGAGTACAAGATTTGGATGGCAAGACACCTCCTAGAGATAATATGAAAACAATTCCTATCTAATCTTGAACAATCTCTAAATACCACATATATCTCTAACACATATGAGCCCTCTCCGTgcaaaaaaagagaggaaaaagtCCAAAACAAACCTTGAACTTGTATAAGAAAGCTAAATCGAAGCCTCAACTCCGAATCCCTGAAATCAGCACACCGAATTCATTGATCCCGGCCTATTTTAAACCCTGAGAGTGTTCCCAAACAGGGATTGCTGATGTGGCAAATTAAAGCCGGGATTGTTGATTGCGGTTGAGGGAGATTTTTTTTCAGGGCAAATTACCGTCCTTTCGCACCCACTAGTCGCAATGGGTCGGCCCATTAGTGTTCGCTCCAGTTAAAAATGTAAGAAAATGAAAAGCGTGCTGCAGGGATCGAAAACGGGCGCTACAGATCGTAGGATGAAAGCCACTATTCCCTCCGGTcatttttactctgcatattagatttgcgtcaagtcaaactttgcaaagtttgatcaaacttatattaaaaaatatcaagatctactccctccgtcccataatataagaacttttttgacactagtgtagtgtcaaaaacgtttttatattatgtgacggagggagtacaatataTGAAAAAAGATAGACACACACACTATGAAAAAagatagacacacacacacatctaAAATATCAACATCTCAAGGTTCAAAATAGTCCGAGATCAATGAATTCGGTATGTTGATTCCAGGGATTGGGAGTTCAGGATCCGATTTATCTTTCGTCTACAAGTTTAAggtttgttttgatttttttttaaagcCCTCTCCGCAGCAAAGAATCCGTCGCTTTTCTCGTCCAAGTGAAGAGAGATGTCGTTGTCACTTTGCGTGCCATAATACAAGCCCATTTTCTGGGGTATAAGTACAAACACCTTTAACCCAATGATAGCTGCTAAACAGCAATACGGACAACGAACTTGCTCTAAGCACTATTTTATCTAACaaaaagataaaataaataaatctaaTCAGACAAATTCCGTATATCATGCAAGGCAATCTGGTAAGTGGTAACTGAGCGATTAGCCGTTCGTCCCGTTCCGTCCCGTGTGCCGCCGTCGCTGACGCCGTGCGCGGACAAAACCGCACTCTCTCACGCTCACTGCTACGACTACTCGCTCCAGCTCCAGTCCCACTCCCGCACCCACCGCCACGGCGCCACGCCACACCACCGGCTGCCTAATCTCCTCGGACCCATTTACCCTCCCCCCTCACTCTGCCCAGTGCTCAGTGCTCTCAGCTCTgctcaccaccaccaccacagtGACCACACCACACCACACCCAGCGCCGCTTCTCCCCACTCCCTAGCTCACATCCTCCATCTCCCCCACCGCTAATCGTCGGTACCTCTGTTCCCcgagctcctcttcctcctcgagcCCTGAGCCCCTGACCCACCAATCCCAACCCAACGTGGCTCtaccgccggccgccgcgccgtaGCAGCCTAGCGTCGCCGCCGCCCTCCTCGCCGCAAGATCGCGCTCCTGCTCTCTCCGCCCCGCTGAGGGTTTGAGGTATGGGTTCATTCCCATCCAGTGATGCTCTTAGCTAAACCCCACCCAGCTCCAGGATTTCCGCTCCGGGCGTGCCGCTCACGCCATCTAGATCCGCTCCCGGTTCCCGATTTGAGAAACCAGCCTGCCTAATTCTTCCGCCCTGTAGATTTATTTTCTTGGATTTGGGGAATCTCGAAGTCAGATGCTTGAAGGCAGCTAGTTCAGTTGGCCTGAAAGGATTGTTTTTTTGCATAAAAAGACCGAAAATGTTGCTTCAGTTAGTTCCCATACCATCTCGAAAAAAAAGTTAGCTCCCATATCATGGCCGCCAATTTCGTGCGAAAGCCCCGGATACCGTTATCTCGAAAAGTACTGCATTTGATCTGCTATTTTTTCTCCGCCGTTCAAGCCTTAAGATTTTTCCCTGAGCGCGTCTTTAATTTGTTACTATATGATTGTTGATTTGTTTTGCTTTTCACCATTGCAGGGTTGGTTGGTTGGGTTCTCCCCGATTGTAAAGATGCATACCGTATATCCTCATTCATGACCTCTGGAACATGCTCTAGTCACCCTTGTATGCTCCACCAGGTGGTGACAAATGGGCTTTTTTCTCAGAAAACAGCCCAGTTTCCTCTTTATTCTGATCATCCTGCACTGGGGGGCTCGTGCAGCAGGAGCGCTAAGTTCAGATGGTATGTGATGATGGTTGTGGCTGCTCACGGGCCATTTGATTTGTTTTTTCTGCTTATCCAATACTGATCTTGCACCAACTGTTTCATACAGGTGAAGCACTTCTCGCCTTTAAGAAGGCAATCACAAATTCAGATGGGGTCTTTCTAAATTGGCACGAACAAGACGCGGATCCCTGCAACTGGAAGGGTGTTAAATGCGATCGTCACAGCAAGAGAGTGATCTATCTGTAAGAAACAGAAAACCACTCTGTATATTAACTTCCTTTTCGAAAAAAACTCTGTATATTAACTCTGTCATTTGCTCAACTTCTTAACCTATCCACTCACTGTTTTGCTTCAGTTATTTGGTGTTCATATTTTGGACACCATTTCCTAGTTTCTATTCATATTCAGTATTTTGAGTTGCATTGCCATAAGGTCACTCACTGCCTTCCATTTAGGATTCTCCCGTATCACAAGTTAGTCGGGCCCATACCACCAGAAGTTGGAAGGCTAAATCAGCTTCAGACTTTGTAAGTGTGTTCACCTTTTCTTTTTTGCATTTCTTAACTACTTCCCGCCTTGTATATCAAAGAACTTGGTCTCTGATAAAGGTGGTTTTATGTCATTAGATCACTACAGGAGAACAGTTTGTATGGTTCACTCCCTCCCGAGCTAGGAAATTGTACCAAGTTGCAACAACTGTAAGTTTTATAGTAATTCTGATTGGTACATATGTTTTTTTCTTCCATTGAATGAATGTTGGATGCTGCAACTGATAATTAATGATCATGAGGATAGCCATTTGGTCACAAGCTTCTTGTATGTGTGCCAGAGAACTTCTAGCATGCAATTTTTGCTTTTATTTCTTCTGTGAAACCAGGCTCTTATTTCGTCTGTTGTGAAATGACTTGCAGATATCTACAAGGAAATTATATAAGTGGATATATCCCTTTGGAATTTGGTGATCTGGTTGAGCTTGAGACATTGTGAGTCCTCTGTAGTTTTAGCTTATTTATTAAATTTGATTATTAATTTCGCATCAGATAAATACCTCATGCTAGACTAATGTCACTACATCTGCTATGGGTCATATAAGAAGGCTTGAACACAAATTATATGTATTGAAATGTAGATAAATTCACTTTCCCTGTTTAAGTAATTTAGATATTACTTCCTATTTCTGAAATATGTTTATTTTATCCAGGGACTTATCCAGCAATACGTTGAAGGGATCAATCCCGCATTCTCTTGATAACCTGACCAAACTTGCATCATTGTAAGTGCTTTTTTTTTATGTCCATAAGCTGACCAAACCTGTTACGATAAGCTACATGCTACCAGCCAAATGATTATTTTCACATCCTATGCAGCAACGTATCCATGAACTTTCTGACAGGAGCAATACCATCAGATGGTTCACTTGCCAATTTTAATGAAACTTCGTGAGTTGTCTTCTCCTCTGTTATTTATATCTATTTAATTCAATCTGCATATTCAATCGAGTAAAAGCGTATATGCATTGTGCCATAAGCTACTCTTCCTTCTACCCATCTGAATGTTGACATGGTAATGCAGCTTTATTGGGAACCGTGATTTATGTGGTAGGCAGATTAATTCAGTGTGCAAAGATGCACTTCAATCACCATCAGATGGCTCCCAGCAGCCTTTGAAAGGTAACAGATATTTGAACATTAGTCTAACATTATTTGTTGTATGCGTCTAATATTTTTGGTTGACAAGGTCAAATGTGCATTTAATCATTGATGCCAATAATAGCTAATAGATCTTTTTATATTCCACTAGGAAACTCACTTATGGCAATTTTGCATTCTCAACAATGGGCCTATAGTATTTTCAGTTCACAATAATTTTGCATTcttatgtgttttgatgttttATTATGGTAGATGACACAAATAAAAGGAGTTCCAGAGTTGTTATAAGTGCGGTCGCGACAGTGGGAGCTCTGCTATTAGTGGCTCTGATGTGTTTCTGGGGTTGTTTTCTGTACAAAAGTTTCGGGAAGAAAGATATCCATGGTTTCAGGGTGGAGCTATGTGGAGGTAACGATGCCATGAGTTATGCGAAGCCAGTACTTCACATGTCATAAAGAACTTTTGTTATAACCTTGCTTATCATTTCAGGCTCTTCTGTTGTGATGTTCCATGGGGACCTCCCTTACTCCACAAAAGATATCCTTAAGAAGTTAGAGACCATGGATGAGGAAAATATCATTGGAGCAGGTGGCTTTGGGACTGTGTACAAACTTGCAATGGATGATGGCAACGTTTTTGCATTGAAAAGGATAGTGAAAACAAATGAAGGGCGTGACAAATTCTTTGATAGAGAACTTGAGATATTGGGAAGTGTTAAGCACCGTAATTTGGTCAATCTCCGTGGCTATTGCAATTCCCCTTCATCGAAACTGTTGATATATGACTACCTTCCAGGTGGAAGCCTGGATGAAGTGCTACATGGTGAGTTCCATATTTTTCTTTTCGCCATACATCTTAATTCTGTTTTCATTGAACTCTTCCAATTATTCATAGTTGCAGTTGCAATATAAACTGATGTTAGCCTGCTTTCCTCAATGACCTTTAAGCATGTGTTAAGCCAACACTAAAATAGCCTATAGGATTAAGTTATTGGTGCCTGAAACTCAGCGTGACATCAAAACCTGGAAATCCTGAATTTAAGACATGTTTGGTGCCGCTATGCAAGGAAAAGAGTACAGATAAAAAAGTTGGTTTTGCCTGCGATCCAATTTTGAGGCCTAGAGGATCCTTAGAGTAGACCTTTACCTTCTCAATCAAACAAGACCCTACAAGAAAAAAAGTTCAGACAACTGTGTCCTTGGAGTAGATTTTGGTTATAGGCAAGGTCAAGTTTACATCATATCTTGGAGTAAAATAGGATTTGATCACACGTGCAATGTAAAGGATGAATAAAATATGCCACTTCCTCTGTATACAAATACGAGGCCTACAGTTTTTGTGTCATTATGTTGTGGACTAGCAGCAGGGAGCCCGAACAGAGGGAGATCAGAGGTCCTTTGATCAATAGTATCATGTTAGGAAATTTAAAATTGCAGGAGCCTAATTCATTGAGATTTAGGGGTCCATATTGTGTTAGGAAAGGTCAAGGGCTTGAGCATCCACTATACAAGGATGTCATGTTTGAGTCAAGTAAGAACAATGCATCTATCATCTCCAAGCTATTCTCTAATAGTAACCTATGTCTACCCAAACTCTTCAAGCCACAACTTTTGGTTATCTTCAGCGCGGTAGTCATCATGTTGTGGATCAAGGTCCACTGGTCCACCACTTGTTTTAAAACGGCGTGCATGCAAATTCAGTAACATTTTCTCTCTTTTGTCCTTGTTTATCTCTCCTCTCTTCAAAATTTATGAGTAAGCACCCTTTCTCTCTCTCACGAGTCACGATGGATCAAGGTTCACAACACCTTGGTTTCAAATGGCATACATGCAAATATCATGGTTAAAGTACGCCTTATAATTTTTCAAAAAATAAGTACACATTATAAGAAAAAGAAACAGAGGAAGTATTTACTTGCAGGCATACTGAATAGTCTGTAGTTCATTTCTGTAGCTAAACAAGGATGGACAGCCTTAACTATGGTTCCATCTAAAATTTATGTTGAACCAAATTGACCTTGTACAAGTAACTTTTGCTCAGGTCGTCCATGAGCATTAGTCCATTTGAACAGGAATAACTTTTTAAAGCCCAGGCTAACGTTTCATATTTCATCGTTCTTGGCAGAAAAAACTGAGCAGTTGGAATGGGAGGCACGCATTAACATAATACTTGGAGCTGCAAAAGGCCTGGCTTACTTGCATCATGATTGCTCACCTCGAATAATACATCGTGATATTAAGTCGAGCAATATCTTACTGGACGGCAATTTTGAGGCACGTGTATCAGACTTCGGACTTGCAAAACTACTGGAGGATGAAGAATCTCATATTACTACAATAGTTGCAGGAACATTTGGATATCTTGCCCCAGGTATGTGAAAGTTGTTCC encodes:
- the LOC125552235 gene encoding LRR receptor-like serine/threonine-protein kinase FEI 1; this encodes MGFFLRKQPSFLFILIILHWGARAAGALSSDGEALLAFKKAITNSDGVFLNWHEQDADPCNWKGVKCDRHSKRVIYLILPYHKLVGPIPPEVGRLNQLQTLSLQENSLYGSLPPELGNCTKLQQLYLQGNYISGYIPLEFGDLVELETLDLSSNTLKGSIPHSLDNLTKLASFNVSMNFLTGAIPSDGSLANFNETSFIGNRDLCGRQINSVCKDALQSPSDGSQQPLKDDTNKRSSRVVISAVATVGALLLVALMCFWGCFLYKSFGKKDIHGFRVELCGGSSVVMFHGDLPYSTKDILKKLETMDEENIIGAGGFGTVYKLAMDDGNVFALKRIVKTNEGRDKFFDRELEILGSVKHRNLVNLRGYCNSPSSKLLIYDYLPGGSLDEVLHEKTEQLEWEARINIILGAAKGLAYLHHDCSPRIIHRDIKSSNILLDGNFEARVSDFGLAKLLEDEESHITTIVAGTFGYLAPEYMQSGRATEKTDVYSFGVLVLEILSGKRPTDASFIEKGLNIVGWLNFLAGESREREIVDPDCDGVQIETLDALLSLAKQCVSSLPEERPTMHRVVQMLESDVITPCGSDFYDSE